The proteins below are encoded in one region of Paenarthrobacter ilicis:
- a CDS encoding Ig-like domain-containing protein produces the protein MALDQGEVKSKSIDRRKVMIGAAWSVPLVAVAAATPAHAVSPDPIVVTPDAGYNISSWKGDHHYGSDETDLDQRAYDFPVTVKDASGNPVSGATVTVTTSGQNEDGDVLGVYVFPAPDNGGPESDPHPMATTVTDASGKAYFAVSTQNLSSSERPSYATMTITVTYNGTTTVTVVNVTLTDSD, from the coding sequence ATGGCCTTAGATCAAGGCGAGGTTAAGAGTAAGAGCATTGACCGCCGCAAGGTGATGATCGGTGCAGCGTGGAGCGTGCCGCTGGTGGCCGTTGCGGCGGCAACTCCGGCGCACGCCGTGTCCCCGGACCCGATTGTTGTGACACCCGACGCCGGGTACAACATCTCGTCCTGGAAGGGCGACCACCACTACGGAAGCGACGAAACCGATCTGGACCAGCGGGCGTACGACTTCCCGGTGACGGTCAAGGACGCCAGTGGCAACCCGGTTTCCGGAGCCACAGTGACTGTGACCACCTCGGGTCAGAACGAAGACGGCGATGTCCTGGGTGTTTACGTCTTCCCGGCACCGGATAACGGCGGACCGGAAAGCGATCCCCACCCCATGGCCACCACGGTCACGGACGCGAGTGGCAAGGCGTACTTCGCGGTCAGCACGCAGAACCTGAGCTCCTCCGAGCGCCCCAGCTACGCCACCATGACCATCACGGTGACGTACAACGGGACCACCACGGTCACCGTGGTCAACGTGACGCTCACCGATTCCGACTAG
- a CDS encoding GntR family transcriptional regulator → MAATATLLGLEKKSLREQALAALRTAITSGELEPGKHLVETELSEMLQISRGTLREALRQLEQEGLISAGARGRMSVRHLDVKEIRDIFAVRGVLESLAARTLSDMANKEAALAELRAAVDAMDKASKSSLEDRIEADLEFHRTLCRLSGNETLLHSWESLEGSIRMSIMFAGLERATRNMSVGRHHDIVAAIETGNAAKARETIIEHMNGAAENLVG, encoded by the coding sequence ATGGCCGCCACCGCCACGTTGCTGGGACTGGAAAAGAAGAGCCTGCGCGAACAGGCGCTGGCCGCCCTCCGTACTGCCATCACCAGCGGGGAGCTGGAACCGGGCAAGCATCTTGTGGAAACCGAACTGTCCGAGATGCTCCAAATCAGCCGCGGAACCCTCCGCGAAGCCCTGCGCCAACTGGAGCAGGAAGGCCTGATCTCCGCCGGTGCCCGTGGCAGGATGTCCGTGCGCCACCTGGACGTGAAGGAAATCCGGGACATCTTTGCCGTCCGCGGCGTACTGGAGTCCCTGGCGGCCAGGACCCTGAGCGACATGGCCAACAAAGAAGCCGCGCTCGCAGAGCTGCGTGCCGCCGTCGATGCCATGGACAAGGCCTCTAAATCCTCCTTGGAGGACCGGATTGAGGCGGACTTGGAATTCCACCGCACACTGTGCCGCTTGTCCGGCAACGAGACTCTGCTGCACTCCTGGGAGTCGCTGGAAGGATCCATCCGCATGTCCATCATGTTTGCCGGCCTGGAACGTGCCACGCGGAACATGAGCGTGGGACGCCATCACGACATTGTGGCGGCTATTGAAACCGGCAATGCAGCGAAAGCGCGTGAAACCATCATTGAGCACATGAATGGTGCCGCAGAGAATCTGGTGGGCTGA
- a CDS encoding transketolase family protein — translation MSATTEAPSTTAAVKPKLKTSAMIASFADPGQKTASAPFGHALVKAAEADSRIVGLTADLGKYTDMHIFAKAFPDRFFQMGMAEQLLFGAAAGMAETGLIPFASTYSVFAARRAYDFLCLDIAEPNLNVNIIGGLPGLTTGYGPSHQATEDMAIFRGMPNLTIVDPCDSVDIEQAVPQLAASDGPTYLRLLRGNVPTVLDEYGYTFELGKAKVLRGGNDVVFVSSGLMTMRALQAADALAKHNVDVAVVHTPTIKPFDSETVLAELNTDRLAVTLENHTVVGGLFETVASAVVTAGLGKRVVPIGLPDQFLDAGALPTLHERYGLSVDRIVAKVLAELG, via the coding sequence ATGAGCGCCACCACCGAAGCCCCCAGCACCACAGCTGCCGTGAAGCCGAAACTCAAGACCTCGGCAATGATTGCGTCCTTCGCCGATCCCGGCCAGAAGACCGCCTCCGCCCCTTTCGGCCATGCGCTGGTCAAAGCCGCCGAAGCCGATTCCCGCATTGTTGGCCTCACCGCCGATCTGGGCAAATACACGGACATGCACATCTTTGCCAAGGCGTTCCCGGACCGGTTCTTCCAGATGGGCATGGCCGAGCAGCTCCTTTTCGGTGCAGCAGCGGGCATGGCCGAGACCGGGCTGATCCCCTTCGCGTCCACGTATTCTGTGTTCGCCGCTCGCCGCGCCTACGACTTCCTGTGCCTGGACATCGCCGAGCCAAACCTCAACGTCAACATCATTGGCGGACTCCCCGGCCTCACCACCGGGTACGGTCCCAGCCACCAGGCCACCGAAGATATGGCGATTTTCCGCGGCATGCCCAACCTGACAATCGTGGATCCCTGCGATTCCGTGGACATCGAGCAGGCAGTGCCGCAGCTTGCAGCCTCCGACGGTCCCACGTACCTGCGCTTGCTTCGCGGCAACGTGCCCACGGTCCTGGATGAATACGGCTACACCTTTGAGCTCGGCAAAGCCAAGGTCCTTCGCGGCGGCAACGATGTTGTCTTCGTATCCTCGGGCCTCATGACCATGCGGGCACTCCAGGCGGCGGACGCCCTGGCCAAACACAACGTGGACGTTGCCGTGGTTCACACCCCCACCATCAAGCCGTTCGATTCGGAGACCGTCCTCGCTGAACTGAACACGGATCGGCTGGCCGTCACATTGGAGAACCACACCGTTGTTGGCGGCCTGTTCGAAACTGTTGCCTCCGCCGTCGTTACCGCCGGCCTGGGCAAGCGCGTGGTTCCCATCGGACTGCCGGACCAGTTCCTCGACGCCGGTGCGCTGCCAACGCTGCACGAACGCTACGGACTGTCCGTCGACAGGATTGTGGCCAAGGTCCTGGCCGAACTCGGCTAG